A genome region from Nocardia sp. NBC_00565 includes the following:
- a CDS encoding phosphatase PAP2 family protein, translating to MSAVPSASQPPEVKIINAVQASIGAKPEVIKAARGMSHFGEHALGWIGIAAAGWLVDKPRRRQWAGVAVGAVGAHAASIVIKRIVRRPRPNDPSVQVNVSTPSKLSFPSSHATSTTAAAVLLGRLTGLPLPAVLVPPMLLSRVVLGVHYPSDVLAGSALGAASAAVVLAAEKRLDSDRRRKDLG from the coding sequence GTGTCCGCGGTGCCATCGGCGTCGCAGCCGCCCGAGGTCAAGATCATCAACGCCGTCCAGGCGAGCATCGGCGCCAAGCCGGAGGTGATCAAGGCGGCGCGCGGCATGTCGCACTTCGGTGAGCATGCGCTCGGCTGGATCGGCATCGCCGCGGCGGGCTGGCTGGTCGACAAACCGCGGCGCAGACAGTGGGCCGGTGTCGCGGTCGGCGCGGTCGGCGCGCACGCGGCATCGATCGTCATCAAGCGCATCGTCCGGCGACCTCGCCCGAACGATCCATCGGTGCAGGTCAACGTCTCGACGCCGAGCAAGCTGAGCTTCCCGTCCTCACACGCCACCTCCACCACGGCGGCGGCCGTGTTGCTCGGCAGATTGACCGGGCTACCCTTGCCTGCGGTGCTCGTCCCACCGATGTTGCTCTCCCGAGTGGTTCTCGGGGTGCACTATCCCTCCGACGTGCTCGCCGGATCCGCGCTCGGCGCCGCGTCCGCCGCTGTTGTGCTTGCCGCCGAAAAGAGACTCGATAGTGACCGCAGAAGAAAAGACCTTGGTTGA
- a CDS encoding glycosyltransferase yields MTSQSILEDMTTETRAKSLLQRIILPRPGEPLDVRTLYVEESATNARRAHATTRTSLSIGAESEVSFCTYFNALPASYWRRWSILKSVVLRLELAGHGRVDVYRSKADGSRIHVQGKEFAVAPGTESVHVEFETDLGPFEDGGWIWFDITTDTAVTLLAGGWYAPVEAPGTGSIAVGMPTFNRPTDLVKTLAALGSDPLVLDKIAAVIIADQGNRKVVDEPGFTEAAAVLGDRLAIRDQPNLGGSGGYSRVMYEALKTTDAQYIVYMDDDIEIEPDSILRALAFARFAKSPMLVGGQMLNLQERSHLHSMGEVVDRGIFMWTSAPNVEYDHDFSKYPLKDRDNSKLLHRRIDVDFNGWWTCVIPRQVAEEIGQPLPLFLKWDDVEYGLRARDHGYSTVTLPGAAVWHMAWSDKDDAIDWQAYFHLRNRLVVASLHMPGNGRGMVVNTVKATLKHLLCLEYSTVAIQNLAIKDFLAGPERLFQLLPSALGVVHELRKQYPDAVILPSSTELPLASHIGVGAVGEPANPIAKVVRLAKGVVHNFRPALTAHHERPQLNVPTLDARWFLLSQVDGVTVTTADGRGVVYRKRDPRQALGLFKEAMRLRKELAARFPEMQQRYRAAHPELTSTAAWENVFGIDTKDQQQ; encoded by the coding sequence ATGACCTCCCAATCGATCTTGGAAGACATGACCACCGAAACCCGCGCGAAGTCGCTGCTGCAGCGCATCATCCTGCCCCGGCCGGGTGAACCGCTGGATGTGCGCACCCTCTATGTCGAGGAGTCCGCGACCAACGCCCGGCGCGCGCACGCCACCACCCGCACCTCGCTGTCGATCGGCGCGGAGTCGGAGGTGTCGTTCTGCACCTACTTCAACGCGCTGCCCGCCAGCTACTGGCGGCGGTGGAGCATCCTGAAGTCGGTGGTGCTGCGGCTGGAATTGGCCGGCCACGGTCGCGTGGACGTCTACCGCTCGAAGGCGGACGGTTCGCGAATCCACGTGCAGGGCAAGGAGTTCGCGGTCGCGCCCGGCACCGAATCGGTGCACGTGGAGTTCGAGACCGATCTCGGCCCGTTCGAGGACGGCGGCTGGATCTGGTTCGACATCACCACCGATACGGCGGTCACACTGCTGGCGGGCGGTTGGTACGCGCCGGTCGAGGCGCCCGGTACGGGCAGCATCGCGGTCGGCATGCCGACCTTCAACCGGCCGACCGATCTGGTGAAGACCCTGGCCGCCCTCGGGTCCGATCCGCTGGTGCTGGACAAGATCGCCGCGGTGATCATCGCGGACCAGGGCAACCGCAAGGTGGTCGACGAGCCCGGCTTCACCGAGGCCGCCGCCGTACTCGGCGACCGGCTCGCCATCCGCGATCAGCCCAACCTCGGCGGCTCCGGCGGCTACAGCCGGGTCATGTACGAGGCGCTGAAGACCACCGACGCGCAGTACATCGTCTACATGGACGACGATATCGAGATCGAACCCGATTCGATCCTGCGCGCACTGGCCTTCGCCCGCTTCGCCAAATCGCCCATGCTGGTCGGCGGGCAGATGCTGAACCTGCAGGAGCGCTCGCACCTGCACAGCATGGGTGAGGTCGTGGACCGCGGCATCTTCATGTGGACCTCCGCGCCGAATGTGGAATACGACCACGACTTCTCGAAGTACCCGCTCAAGGACCGCGACAATTCCAAACTGCTGCACCGGCGCATCGACGTCGACTTCAACGGTTGGTGGACCTGTGTGATCCCGCGCCAGGTCGCCGAGGAGATCGGCCAGCCGCTGCCGCTGTTCCTGAAGTGGGACGATGTCGAATACGGCCTGCGCGCCCGCGATCACGGCTACTCGACCGTCACACTTCCCGGCGCGGCCGTCTGGCATATGGCGTGGAGCGATAAGGACGACGCCATCGACTGGCAGGCGTACTTCCATCTGCGCAACCGTTTGGTCGTGGCCTCGCTGCATATGCCGGGCAATGGCCGCGGCATGGTCGTCAACACGGTCAAGGCGACCTTGAAGCACCTGCTCTGCCTGGAGTATTCGACGGTCGCCATCCAGAACCTGGCGATCAAGGACTTCCTCGCCGGCCCGGAGCGGCTGTTCCAGTTGCTGCCCTCGGCGCTCGGTGTCGTGCACGAGCTGCGCAAGCAGTACCCCGATGCGGTCATCCTGCCGTCCTCCACCGAACTCCCGCTGGCCAGCCACATCGGTGTCGGCGCGGTCGGTGAACCCGCGAATCCGATCGCCAAGGTGGTCCGCCTGGCCAAGGGCGTGGTGCACAACTTCCGTCCCGCGCTCACCGCGCACCACGAGCGCCCGCAGCTGAATGTGCCGACGCTGGATGCCCGCTGGTTCCTGCTCTCGCAGGTCGACGGCGTCACCGTCACCACCGCGGACGGCCGCGGCGTGGTCTACCGCAAGCGCGATCCGCGCCAGGCCCTCGGCCTGTTCAAGGAGGCCATGCGGCTGCGCAAGGAACTGGCCGCCCGCTTCCCGGAGATGCAGCAGCGCTACCGCGCGGCCCACCCGGAGTTGACGAGCACCGCGGCATGGGAGAACGTTTTCGGCATCGACACGAAGGATCAGCAGCAGTGA
- a CDS encoding decaprenyl-phosphate phosphoribosyltransferase translates to MSEEPTSTDLAEAVVKGPPKTLAGGLFKAVRPRQWVKNVLVLAAPLAAGPDTATDLTVLGHVGLAFVVFCMAASGIYLVNDALDVEADRAHPTKRFRPIAAGIVPVNLAYLLSVVLLVGSIAGSFLASWHLAVVMAVYIGIQLAYCFGLKHQAVLDICIVSSGFLLRAVAGGAAANIELSQWFLLIMAFGSLFMAAGKRYAELQIALSTGAKIRKSLEYYTPTYLRFIWTLAATAVVVFYGLWAFQQDNLKHTNWFAISMIPFTIAILRYAVDVDGGEAGEPEEIALGDRILQFLAIAWIGAVGVAVYLT, encoded by the coding sequence ATGAGTGAAGAGCCGACCAGCACCGACCTAGCCGAAGCAGTCGTCAAGGGTCCACCCAAGACGTTGGCCGGTGGACTGTTCAAGGCGGTCCGGCCGCGCCAGTGGGTCAAGAACGTGCTGGTGCTCGCCGCGCCCTTGGCGGCGGGTCCGGATACGGCCACCGATCTGACCGTGCTCGGTCATGTCGGTCTCGCGTTCGTGGTCTTCTGCATGGCGGCCTCGGGCATCTACCTGGTCAACGACGCGCTCGATGTGGAGGCCGACCGGGCGCACCCGACCAAGCGGTTCCGCCCGATCGCTGCGGGCATCGTCCCGGTGAATCTGGCCTACCTGCTCTCGGTGGTGCTGCTGGTCGGATCGATCGCCGGATCGTTCCTCGCCTCGTGGCATCTGGCCGTGGTGATGGCGGTCTACATCGGCATCCAGCTGGCCTACTGCTTCGGCCTCAAGCACCAGGCGGTGCTGGACATCTGCATCGTGTCCTCGGGCTTCCTGCTGCGCGCCGTTGCCGGTGGCGCCGCCGCGAATATCGAACTGTCGCAATGGTTCCTGCTGATCATGGCGTTCGGCTCGCTGTTCATGGCCGCGGGCAAGCGGTACGCGGAACTGCAGATCGCGTTGAGCACCGGCGCCAAGATCCGCAAGTCGCTCGAGTACTACACGCCGACCTATCTGCGCTTCATCTGGACCCTCGCCGCGACGGCGGTGGTGGTCTTCTACGGCCTGTGGGCGTTCCAGCAGGACAACTTGAAGCACACCAATTGGTTCGCAATCTCGATGATTCCGTTTACCATCGCAATCCTGCGTTACGCGGTCGACGTCGATGGCGGCGAGGCCGGTGAACCCGAAGAGATCGCGCTGGGGGATCGCATCCTCCAGTTCCTCGCAATCGCCTGGATCGGAGCGGTAGGTGTCGCTGTCTATCTCACCTGA
- the zomB gene encoding flagellar motor control protein ZomB, which translates to MLVAGLERTEDENERPADARAGSLSRFARLSRATFVGGIALTVVLFTVGAWQRRWIADDGLIVLRTVRNLLAGNGPVFNEGERVETNTSTAWTYLVWFFSWLTQARLEYVVLGVALTVSMLAIVFAMIGTARLWGGTRSSLLLPAGVFVYIALPPARDYATSGLESGLVICWLGLLWWQLIRWSQAERVKLPALFGLVFLAGLAPLIRPEMTLVGALALMMIFLAPLPESRLRPIVLRGLIVAVAGLVPMCYQVWRMGYYGLPYPNTAVAKDAGGAKWGQGFKYLWDLVGPYYLWVPLLVLLVAGVIAARSSRAAKATAGAHTATDGQSRWTVRRGREWLRSPSAVVALMLGSGVVLTVYALRVGGDFMHGRMLLPQLFCLLLPVAVVPIRLPLAAVNRQGGLRAVTARDWSFAVLLLALVGTAGWALFAANTTAIKTGTKISSSGIVDERVYYVLNTGHDHPILAEDYLDYPRIRAMVNNIAETPNGGLLLNAPSFMFWYIAPPPQPIPDGGAGHTVYFLNLGMTSMNVPLDVRVIDQMGLAYPLAAHTDRLTDGRIGHDKSLYPDWVVVDTGMVDQHPWMPWYMDEKWVTQARAATKCPDTEALMISYRDPLTWDRFEHNLRNALRFAKYRIDRVPRYEIERCGLVDPYPQPQR; encoded by the coding sequence ATGTTGGTAGCGGGATTGGAGCGAACAGAAGACGAGAACGAGCGGCCCGCCGATGCGCGGGCCGGCTCGCTCTCGCGGTTCGCGAGGCTATCCCGAGCCACCTTCGTCGGTGGGATCGCGCTCACGGTGGTGCTCTTCACGGTCGGCGCCTGGCAGCGACGCTGGATCGCCGACGACGGCCTCATCGTGCTGCGCACGGTGCGGAACCTGCTGGCGGGCAACGGGCCGGTCTTCAACGAGGGTGAGCGCGTCGAGACCAACACCAGTACGGCCTGGACCTACCTGGTGTGGTTCTTCAGCTGGCTCACCCAGGCCCGGCTCGAGTACGTCGTACTCGGTGTCGCGCTGACCGTCTCGATGCTGGCGATCGTCTTCGCCATGATCGGCACGGCGCGCCTGTGGGGCGGGACCAGGTCATCGCTGCTGCTGCCCGCGGGTGTGTTCGTCTACATCGCGCTGCCGCCCGCCCGCGACTACGCCACCTCCGGTCTGGAGAGCGGTCTGGTCATCTGCTGGCTCGGCCTGCTGTGGTGGCAGCTGATCCGCTGGAGTCAGGCCGAGCGGGTGAAGCTGCCCGCGCTGTTCGGTCTGGTATTCCTCGCCGGCCTCGCACCGCTGATCCGCCCGGAGATGACCCTGGTCGGCGCGCTGGCGCTGATGATGATCTTCCTGGCTCCGCTGCCGGAGTCCCGGCTGCGCCCGATCGTGTTGCGCGGCTTGATCGTTGCCGTCGCCGGGCTGGTGCCGATGTGCTACCAGGTCTGGCGGATGGGCTACTACGGCCTGCCCTACCCGAATACCGCGGTCGCCAAGGACGCGGGCGGGGCCAAGTGGGGGCAGGGCTTCAAATACCTCTGGGACCTGGTCGGTCCGTACTACCTCTGGGTGCCGCTGCTGGTGCTGCTGGTCGCCGGTGTCATCGCGGCTCGCTCGTCGCGGGCCGCGAAGGCCACCGCCGGTGCGCACACCGCCACCGACGGACAGTCGCGCTGGACGGTGCGCCGGGGGCGCGAATGGCTGCGTTCGCCGAGTGCGGTGGTCGCGCTCATGCTCGGCAGCGGAGTCGTCCTCACGGTCTATGCGCTGCGCGTCGGCGGCGACTTCATGCACGGCCGGATGCTGCTGCCGCAGCTGTTCTGCCTGCTGCTGCCGGTCGCCGTGGTGCCGATCCGGCTGCCGCTTGCCGCTGTCAACCGCCAAGGCGGCCTGCGCGCGGTGACGGCGCGGGATTGGTCCTTCGCGGTACTCCTGCTCGCATTGGTCGGCACCGCGGGCTGGGCGCTGTTCGCCGCCAATACGACGGCCATCAAGACCGGCACCAAGATCAGCTCGTCCGGCATCGTCGACGAGCGCGTCTACTACGTCCTCAACACCGGCCACGACCACCCGATCCTGGCCGAGGACTACCTGGACTACCCGCGCATCCGGGCCATGGTGAACAACATCGCCGAGACCCCCAATGGCGGGCTGCTGCTGAACGCGCCGTCGTTCATGTTCTGGTACATCGCGCCCCCGCCGCAGCCGATTCCCGACGGTGGCGCCGGACATACCGTCTACTTCCTGAACCTCGGCATGACCAGCATGAACGTTCCGCTGGACGTGCGCGTCATCGACCAGATGGGCCTGGCCTATCCGCTGGCCGCGCACACCGACCGGCTCACCGACGGCCGGATCGGGCACGACAAGAGCCTGTATCCGGACTGGGTCGTGGTGGATACCGGCATGGTCGACCAGCATCCGTGGATGCCCTGGTACATGGACGAGAAGTGGGTAACCCAGGCCCGCGCCGCCACGAAATGCCCGGATACCGAGGCACTGATGATCTCCTACCGGGACCCGCTAACCTGGGACCGCTTCGAACACAACCTGCGCAATGCGCTGCGGTTCGCGAAGTACCGGATCGATCGGGTGCCGCGGTACGAGATCGAGCGGTGCGGGCTCGTGGATCCGTATCCGCAGCCGCAACGCTAG